A genomic stretch from Capricornis sumatraensis isolate serow.1 chromosome 4, serow.2, whole genome shotgun sequence includes:
- the PLPBP gene encoding pyridoxal phosphate homeostasis protein isoform X2, with the protein MWKAGSMSAELGIGFALRAVNERVQQAVARRPRDLPAIQPRLVAVSKTKPADMVIEAYSHGQRTFGENYVQELLEKASNPQILSSCPEIKWHFIGHLQKQNVNKLMAVPNLSMLETVDSVKLADRVNSAWQKKGSPERLKVMVQINTSGEESKHGLPPAETAALVEHINTKCPRLEFVGLMTIGSFGHDLSQGPNPDFQVLLSLREELCRKLGSAPEQVELSMGMSVDFQHAVSGSRAPSGACRTGPKATPRCRIKAHTAVSLTYAEVPSLFFFFK; encoded by the exons ATGTGGAAAGCTGGCAGCATGTCGGCGGAGCTGGGGATCGGCTTCGCTCTGCGAGCAGTGAACGAGCGCGTGCAGCAGGCGGTGGCGCGGCGGCCGAGG GATCTCCCAGCCATCCAGCCCCGGCTAGTTGCGGTCAGCAAAACCAAACCTGCAGACATGGTGATAGAGGCCTACAGTCACGGGCAACGCACTTTCGGGGAGAACTAT GTTCAGGAACTGCTTGAAAAAGCATCAAATCCTCAA ATTCTGTCTTCGTGTCCTGAAATCAAATGGCACTTCATTGGCCATCTACAGAAACAGAATGTCAACAAACTGATGG CTGTCCCCAACCTCTCCATGCTGGAGACGGTCGATTCTGTGAAGCTGGCAGACAGAGTGAACAGTGCGTGGCAGAAAAAAGGTTCCCCCGAAAGGTTAAAGGTTATGGTCCAGATAAACACCAGCGGAGAGGAGA GCAAACATGGCCTGCCCCCTGCAGAGACGGCGGCCCTGGTGGAGCACATCAACACCAAGTGCCCCAGACTGGAGTTCGTGGGGCTGATGACCATCGGGAGCTTCGGGCACGATCTTAGTCAAGGACCGAACCCAGACTTCCAG GTGTTGCTGTCCCTGCGGGAGGAGCTGTGCAGGAAGCTGGGCTCCGCCCCTGAGCAGGTGGAGCTGAGCATGGGCATGTCCGTGGACTTCCAGCACGCGGTGAGTGGCTCCCGGGCGCCCTCGGGTGCCTGCAGGACAGGTCCAAAGGCAACGCCTCGCTGTCGCATCAAGGCACACACAGCAGTGTCTCTCACCTATGCTGAAGTCCCcagcctcttcttttttttcaaatga
- the PLPBP gene encoding pyridoxal phosphate homeostasis protein isoform X1 has translation MWKAGSMSAELGIGFALRAVNERVQQAVARRPRDLPAIQPRLVAVSKTKPADMVIEAYSHGQRTFGENYVQELLEKASNPQILSSCPEIKWHFIGHLQKQNVNKLMAVPNLSMLETVDSVKLADRVNSAWQKKGSPERLKVMVQINTSGEETSRSSVFCEGKHGLPPAETAALVEHINTKCPRLEFVGLMTIGSFGHDLSQGPNPDFQVLLSLREELCRKLGSAPEQVELSMGMSVDFQHAIEVGSTNVRIGSTIFGERDYSKKTAPDKPTAELKAPEVAAQAH, from the exons ATGTGGAAAGCTGGCAGCATGTCGGCGGAGCTGGGGATCGGCTTCGCTCTGCGAGCAGTGAACGAGCGCGTGCAGCAGGCGGTGGCGCGGCGGCCGAGG GATCTCCCAGCCATCCAGCCCCGGCTAGTTGCGGTCAGCAAAACCAAACCTGCAGACATGGTGATAGAGGCCTACAGTCACGGGCAACGCACTTTCGGGGAGAACTAT GTTCAGGAACTGCTTGAAAAAGCATCAAATCCTCAA ATTCTGTCTTCGTGTCCTGAAATCAAATGGCACTTCATTGGCCATCTACAGAAACAGAATGTCAACAAACTGATGG CTGTCCCCAACCTCTCCATGCTGGAGACGGTCGATTCTGTGAAGCTGGCAGACAGAGTGAACAGTGCGTGGCAGAAAAAAGGTTCCCCCGAAAGGTTAAAGGTTATGGTCCAGATAAACACCAGCGGAGAGGAGA CCTCTCGGTCTTCTGTCTTTTGTGAAGGCAAACATGGCCTGCCCCCTGCAGAGACGGCGGCCCTGGTGGAGCACATCAACACCAAGTGCCCCAGACTGGAGTTCGTGGGGCTGATGACCATCGGGAGCTTCGGGCACGATCTTAGTCAAGGACCGAACCCAGACTTCCAG GTGTTGCTGTCCCTGCGGGAGGAGCTGTGCAGGAAGCTGGGCTCCGCCCCTGAGCAGGTGGAGCTGAGCATGGGCATGTCCGTGGACTTCCAGCACGCG ATTGAAGTGGGATCTACCAACGTCCGCATAGGAAGCACCATTTTTGGAGAGCGAGATTACTCCAAGAAAACAGCCCCGGACAAGCCCACCGCAGAGCTGAAGGCTCCGGAGGTGGCGGCCCAGGCACACTGA
- the PLPBP gene encoding pyridoxal phosphate homeostasis protein isoform X4 gives MWKAGSMSAELGIGFALRAVNERVQQAVARRPRDLPAIQPRLVAVSKTKPADMVIEAYSHGQRTFGENYELLEKASNPQILSSCPEIKWHFIGHLQKQNVNKLMAVPNLSMLETVDSVKLADRVNSAWQKKGSPERLKVMVQINTSGEESKHGLPPAETAALVEHINTKCPRLEFVGLMTIGSFGHDLSQGPNPDFQVLLSLREELCRKLGSAPEQVELSMGMSVDFQHAIEVGSTNVRIGSTIFGERDYSKKTAPDKPTAELKAPEVAAQAH, from the exons ATGTGGAAAGCTGGCAGCATGTCGGCGGAGCTGGGGATCGGCTTCGCTCTGCGAGCAGTGAACGAGCGCGTGCAGCAGGCGGTGGCGCGGCGGCCGAGG GATCTCCCAGCCATCCAGCCCCGGCTAGTTGCGGTCAGCAAAACCAAACCTGCAGACATGGTGATAGAGGCCTACAGTCACGGGCAACGCACTTTCGGGGAGAACTAT GAACTGCTTGAAAAAGCATCAAATCCTCAA ATTCTGTCTTCGTGTCCTGAAATCAAATGGCACTTCATTGGCCATCTACAGAAACAGAATGTCAACAAACTGATGG CTGTCCCCAACCTCTCCATGCTGGAGACGGTCGATTCTGTGAAGCTGGCAGACAGAGTGAACAGTGCGTGGCAGAAAAAAGGTTCCCCCGAAAGGTTAAAGGTTATGGTCCAGATAAACACCAGCGGAGAGGAGA GCAAACATGGCCTGCCCCCTGCAGAGACGGCGGCCCTGGTGGAGCACATCAACACCAAGTGCCCCAGACTGGAGTTCGTGGGGCTGATGACCATCGGGAGCTTCGGGCACGATCTTAGTCAAGGACCGAACCCAGACTTCCAG GTGTTGCTGTCCCTGCGGGAGGAGCTGTGCAGGAAGCTGGGCTCCGCCCCTGAGCAGGTGGAGCTGAGCATGGGCATGTCCGTGGACTTCCAGCACGCG ATTGAAGTGGGATCTACCAACGTCCGCATAGGAAGCACCATTTTTGGAGAGCGAGATTACTCCAAGAAAACAGCCCCGGACAAGCCCACCGCAGAGCTGAAGGCTCCGGAGGTGGCGGCCCAGGCACACTGA
- the PLPBP gene encoding pyridoxal phosphate homeostasis protein isoform X3 — translation MWKAGSMSAELGIGFALRAVNERVQQAVARRPRDLPAIQPRLVAVSKTKPADMVIEAYSHGQRTFGENYVQELLEKASNPQILSSCPEIKWHFIGHLQKQNVNKLMAVPNLSMLETVDSVKLADRVNSAWQKKGSPERLKVMVQINTSGEESKHGLPPAETAALVEHINTKCPRLEFVGLMTIGSFGHDLSQGPNPDFQVLLSLREELCRKLGSAPEQVELSMGMSVDFQHAIEVGSTNVRIGSTIFGERDYSKKTAPDKPTAELKAPEVAAQAH, via the exons ATGTGGAAAGCTGGCAGCATGTCGGCGGAGCTGGGGATCGGCTTCGCTCTGCGAGCAGTGAACGAGCGCGTGCAGCAGGCGGTGGCGCGGCGGCCGAGG GATCTCCCAGCCATCCAGCCCCGGCTAGTTGCGGTCAGCAAAACCAAACCTGCAGACATGGTGATAGAGGCCTACAGTCACGGGCAACGCACTTTCGGGGAGAACTAT GTTCAGGAACTGCTTGAAAAAGCATCAAATCCTCAA ATTCTGTCTTCGTGTCCTGAAATCAAATGGCACTTCATTGGCCATCTACAGAAACAGAATGTCAACAAACTGATGG CTGTCCCCAACCTCTCCATGCTGGAGACGGTCGATTCTGTGAAGCTGGCAGACAGAGTGAACAGTGCGTGGCAGAAAAAAGGTTCCCCCGAAAGGTTAAAGGTTATGGTCCAGATAAACACCAGCGGAGAGGAGA GCAAACATGGCCTGCCCCCTGCAGAGACGGCGGCCCTGGTGGAGCACATCAACACCAAGTGCCCCAGACTGGAGTTCGTGGGGCTGATGACCATCGGGAGCTTCGGGCACGATCTTAGTCAAGGACCGAACCCAGACTTCCAG GTGTTGCTGTCCCTGCGGGAGGAGCTGTGCAGGAAGCTGGGCTCCGCCCCTGAGCAGGTGGAGCTGAGCATGGGCATGTCCGTGGACTTCCAGCACGCG ATTGAAGTGGGATCTACCAACGTCCGCATAGGAAGCACCATTTTTGGAGAGCGAGATTACTCCAAGAAAACAGCCCCGGACAAGCCCACCGCAGAGCTGAAGGCTCCGGAGGTGGCGGCCCAGGCACACTGA